One genomic region from Neoarius graeffei isolate fNeoGra1 chromosome 4, fNeoGra1.pri, whole genome shotgun sequence encodes:
- the stau1 gene encoding double-stranded RNA-binding protein Staufen homolog 1 isoform X1 has translation MSQLQFQSPGSPVPSSTPLQLVQPQPVFSIPSATGSLPSESASHPLRSSALPSASATPFCNPTASNMANPKEKTPMCLVNELARYNKIQPEYKLLSEQGPAHSKIFTVQLTLGEQHWDAEGTSIKKAQHSAAACALAQTTLPKPSNRIPRHQGRNPGGFYRGPELSELFIDSMTHIVELNALCMKLGKKPIYKLIDPYQGMRPTFNYNIRAPGPYARSMQQYYYPFPPVAPVLYHMELSIGGQQFHGKGRTRQAAKHDAAAKAIKLLQKEPLLQQLAEMKKEPEEENLNKSEISQVFEIALKRNMPVNFEVLKEAGPPHMKSFVVKVTVGEFTGEGEGKSKKIAKKLAAIAVLGELRKLPQLPVTDKMPPRIKKKTKSIIKLQTSPEYGQGINPISRLAQIQQAKKEKEPEYILVTERGLPRRREFVMQVSVTGQTAEGMGPSKKVAKRNAAEKMLELLGFKVPQPQPPKPALKTEEKPPLKKPGDGRKVTFFEPGSVEEGGLVPKEEDFRVPFLSHQQLPAGILPMVPEVAQAVGASQGPHAKDYGRPNQAKASLTATIANELLYAGTSPTAEGILKGNKNLAMRPHGPFTKPSEQLGYLATVQGLQVEYKDFPKNNKNEFVSLINCSSQPPLISHGIGKDVESCHDMAAFNILKLLSEFDQQSSERPTNGPISGCGKQDLEGDSMLKPANSSTMGKTLDGAV, from the exons TGTCCCAGCTTCAGTTCCAGTCTCCTGGCAGCCCTGTACCCAGTTCTACTCCTTTACAGCTAGTACAGCCCCAACCTGTCTTCAGCATTCCTTCTGCTACTGGCTCCTTACCTTCAGAAAGTGCCAGTCACCCGCTACGAAGCTCCGCGTTGCCGTCCGCCTCCGCTACACCCTTCTGTAACCCTACAG CTTCTAACATGGCAAACCCTAAAGAGAAGACCCCCATGTGTTTGGTGAATGAGTTAGCCCGTTACAACAAGATCCAGCCGGAGTACAAGTTACTCAGTGAGCAAGGCCCAGCCCATTCCAAG ATATTTACCGTGCAGTTGACTCTGGGGGAGCAGCACTGGGATGCAGAGGGCACCAGTATAAAGAAAGCTCAGCACTCTGCAGCAGCCTGTGCTCTCGCCCAGACCACACTGCCCAAACCCAGTAACAGAATCCCGCGACACCAAGGCAGGAACCCAGGTGGGTTCTACAGAGGCCCAGAGT TGTCTGAGCTTTTCATTG ACAGCATGACTCACATTGTGGAGCTGAATGCACTTTGTATGAAGTTGGGGAAGAAGCCAATCTATAAACTTATAGATCCATACCAAGGCATGAGACCCACATTCAACTACAATATCAGAGCACCGGGGCCTTATGCTCGCTCCATGCAGCA GTATTACTATCCGTTTCCTCCGGTGGCGCCAGTGCTGTATCATATGGAGCTATCCATTGGAGGGCAGCAGTTCCATGGAAAGGGCCGCACACGCCAGGCGGCTAAACATGACGCTGCTGCTAAAGCTATCAAATTACTGCAGAAAGAGCCACTGTTACAGCAGCTAGCTGAG ATGAAAAAAGAACCAGAAGAAGAAAACCTCAACAAATCTGAGATCAGCCAAGTGTTTGAGATTGCGCTGAAGCGGAACATGCCTGTGAACTTTGAG GTGCTGAAAGAGGCAGGACCCCCTCATATGAAGAGCTTTGTGGTGAAAGTGACTGTGGGAGAGTTCACCGGAGAAGGGGAAGGCAAGAGCAAGAAGATCGCCAAGAAACTAGCTGCCATTGCTGTTCTGGGAGAGCTGCGGAAGTTGCCACAACTACCAGTCACGGACAAGATGCCACCTCGTATTAAAAAGAAAACCAAATCCATTATAAAG CTGCAGACCAGTCCAGAATATGGGCAAGGAATAAACCCAATTAGCAGGCTGGCTCAGATCCAGCAGGCTAAGAAAGAGAAAGAGCCTGAGTACATCCTAGTGACCGAAAGAGGACTGCCACGACGTAGGGAGTTTGTCATGCAG GTGTCGGTCACTGGTCAGACTGCCGAAGGTATGGGTCCGAGTAAAAAGGTGGCCAAGAGGAATGCAGCAGAGAAGATGCTGGAGCTCTTGGGATTTAAAGTGCCTCAACCTCAGCCTCCCAAACCAGCACTGAAAACAGAAGAGAAG CCTCCTCTGAAAAAACCTGGAGATGGACGTAAAGTGACCTTTTTTGAGCCAGGCTCTGTGGAGGAGGGGGGACTGG TCCCAAAAGAGGAGGATTTTCGTGTGCCCTTCCTCAGCCATCAGCAGCTTCCTGCTGGTATTTTACCCATGGTACCTGAGGTGGCACAAGCAGTGGGTGCCAGTCAGGGACCCCATGCCAAGGACTACGGACGTCCCAACCAGGCCAAGGCCTCATTGACGGCAACAATTGCCAACGAGCTGCTGTATGCTGGTACTTCCCCCACAGCTGAAGGCATACTGAAGGGGAATAAAAACCTAGCAATGAGACCCCACGGCCCCTTCACTAAACCATCTGAACAGCTTGGATACCTGGCCACTGTACAAGGCCTACAG GTAGAATACAAGGACTTTCCAAAAAACAACAAGAACGAGTTTGTCTCTCTCATCAACTGCTCTTCTCAGCCGCCTCTTATAAGCCATGGTATCGGGAAGGATGTGGAGTCCTGTCACGACATG GCTGCGTTCAACATATTGAAGCTGCTCTCAGAGTTTGACCAACAATCCAGTGAGCGGCCAACCAATGGACCAATTTCTGG GTGCGGAAAACAAGATCTTGAAGGTGACTCAATGCTCAAACCGGCTAACTCAAGCACCATGGGAAAAACTCTGGACGGCGCTGTCTAG
- the stau1 gene encoding double-stranded RNA-binding protein Staufen homolog 1 isoform X2, which yields MSQLQFQSPGSPVPSSTPLQLVQPQPVFSIPSATGSLPSESASHPLRSSALPSASATPFCNPTASNMANPKEKTPMCLVNELARYNKIQPEYKLLSEQGPAHSKIFTVQLTLGEQHWDAEGTSIKKAQHSAAACALAQTTLPKPSNRIPRHQGRNPGGFYRGPESDSMTHIVELNALCMKLGKKPIYKLIDPYQGMRPTFNYNIRAPGPYARSMQQYYYPFPPVAPVLYHMELSIGGQQFHGKGRTRQAAKHDAAAKAIKLLQKEPLLQQLAEMKKEPEEENLNKSEISQVFEIALKRNMPVNFEVLKEAGPPHMKSFVVKVTVGEFTGEGEGKSKKIAKKLAAIAVLGELRKLPQLPVTDKMPPRIKKKTKSIIKLQTSPEYGQGINPISRLAQIQQAKKEKEPEYILVTERGLPRRREFVMQVSVTGQTAEGMGPSKKVAKRNAAEKMLELLGFKVPQPQPPKPALKTEEKPPLKKPGDGRKVTFFEPGSVEEGGLVPKEEDFRVPFLSHQQLPAGILPMVPEVAQAVGASQGPHAKDYGRPNQAKASLTATIANELLYAGTSPTAEGILKGNKNLAMRPHGPFTKPSEQLGYLATVQGLQVEYKDFPKNNKNEFVSLINCSSQPPLISHGIGKDVESCHDMAAFNILKLLSEFDQQSSERPTNGPISGCGKQDLEGDSMLKPANSSTMGKTLDGAV from the exons TGTCCCAGCTTCAGTTCCAGTCTCCTGGCAGCCCTGTACCCAGTTCTACTCCTTTACAGCTAGTACAGCCCCAACCTGTCTTCAGCATTCCTTCTGCTACTGGCTCCTTACCTTCAGAAAGTGCCAGTCACCCGCTACGAAGCTCCGCGTTGCCGTCCGCCTCCGCTACACCCTTCTGTAACCCTACAG CTTCTAACATGGCAAACCCTAAAGAGAAGACCCCCATGTGTTTGGTGAATGAGTTAGCCCGTTACAACAAGATCCAGCCGGAGTACAAGTTACTCAGTGAGCAAGGCCCAGCCCATTCCAAG ATATTTACCGTGCAGTTGACTCTGGGGGAGCAGCACTGGGATGCAGAGGGCACCAGTATAAAGAAAGCTCAGCACTCTGCAGCAGCCTGTGCTCTCGCCCAGACCACACTGCCCAAACCCAGTAACAGAATCCCGCGACACCAAGGCAGGAACCCAGGTGGGTTCTACAGAGGCCCAGAGT CAGACAGCATGACTCACATTGTGGAGCTGAATGCACTTTGTATGAAGTTGGGGAAGAAGCCAATCTATAAACTTATAGATCCATACCAAGGCATGAGACCCACATTCAACTACAATATCAGAGCACCGGGGCCTTATGCTCGCTCCATGCAGCA GTATTACTATCCGTTTCCTCCGGTGGCGCCAGTGCTGTATCATATGGAGCTATCCATTGGAGGGCAGCAGTTCCATGGAAAGGGCCGCACACGCCAGGCGGCTAAACATGACGCTGCTGCTAAAGCTATCAAATTACTGCAGAAAGAGCCACTGTTACAGCAGCTAGCTGAG ATGAAAAAAGAACCAGAAGAAGAAAACCTCAACAAATCTGAGATCAGCCAAGTGTTTGAGATTGCGCTGAAGCGGAACATGCCTGTGAACTTTGAG GTGCTGAAAGAGGCAGGACCCCCTCATATGAAGAGCTTTGTGGTGAAAGTGACTGTGGGAGAGTTCACCGGAGAAGGGGAAGGCAAGAGCAAGAAGATCGCCAAGAAACTAGCTGCCATTGCTGTTCTGGGAGAGCTGCGGAAGTTGCCACAACTACCAGTCACGGACAAGATGCCACCTCGTATTAAAAAGAAAACCAAATCCATTATAAAG CTGCAGACCAGTCCAGAATATGGGCAAGGAATAAACCCAATTAGCAGGCTGGCTCAGATCCAGCAGGCTAAGAAAGAGAAAGAGCCTGAGTACATCCTAGTGACCGAAAGAGGACTGCCACGACGTAGGGAGTTTGTCATGCAG GTGTCGGTCACTGGTCAGACTGCCGAAGGTATGGGTCCGAGTAAAAAGGTGGCCAAGAGGAATGCAGCAGAGAAGATGCTGGAGCTCTTGGGATTTAAAGTGCCTCAACCTCAGCCTCCCAAACCAGCACTGAAAACAGAAGAGAAG CCTCCTCTGAAAAAACCTGGAGATGGACGTAAAGTGACCTTTTTTGAGCCAGGCTCTGTGGAGGAGGGGGGACTGG TCCCAAAAGAGGAGGATTTTCGTGTGCCCTTCCTCAGCCATCAGCAGCTTCCTGCTGGTATTTTACCCATGGTACCTGAGGTGGCACAAGCAGTGGGTGCCAGTCAGGGACCCCATGCCAAGGACTACGGACGTCCCAACCAGGCCAAGGCCTCATTGACGGCAACAATTGCCAACGAGCTGCTGTATGCTGGTACTTCCCCCACAGCTGAAGGCATACTGAAGGGGAATAAAAACCTAGCAATGAGACCCCACGGCCCCTTCACTAAACCATCTGAACAGCTTGGATACCTGGCCACTGTACAAGGCCTACAG GTAGAATACAAGGACTTTCCAAAAAACAACAAGAACGAGTTTGTCTCTCTCATCAACTGCTCTTCTCAGCCGCCTCTTATAAGCCATGGTATCGGGAAGGATGTGGAGTCCTGTCACGACATG GCTGCGTTCAACATATTGAAGCTGCTCTCAGAGTTTGACCAACAATCCAGTGAGCGGCCAACCAATGGACCAATTTCTGG GTGCGGAAAACAAGATCTTGAAGGTGACTCAATGCTCAAACCGGCTAACTCAAGCACCATGGGAAAAACTCTGGACGGCGCTGTCTAG
- the stau1 gene encoding double-stranded RNA-binding protein Staufen homolog 1 isoform X3, translating to MSQLQFQSPGSPVPSSTPLQLVQPQPVFSIPSATGSLPSESASHPLRSSALPSASATPFCNPTASNMANPKEKTPMCLVNELARYNKIQPEYKLLSEQGPAHSKIFTVQLTLGEQHWDAEGTSIKKAQHSAAACALAQTTLPKPSNRIPRHQGRNPGGFYRGPEYSMTHIVELNALCMKLGKKPIYKLIDPYQGMRPTFNYNIRAPGPYARSMQQYYYPFPPVAPVLYHMELSIGGQQFHGKGRTRQAAKHDAAAKAIKLLQKEPLLQQLAEMKKEPEEENLNKSEISQVFEIALKRNMPVNFEVLKEAGPPHMKSFVVKVTVGEFTGEGEGKSKKIAKKLAAIAVLGELRKLPQLPVTDKMPPRIKKKTKSIIKLQTSPEYGQGINPISRLAQIQQAKKEKEPEYILVTERGLPRRREFVMQVSVTGQTAEGMGPSKKVAKRNAAEKMLELLGFKVPQPQPPKPALKTEEKPPLKKPGDGRKVTFFEPGSVEEGGLVPKEEDFRVPFLSHQQLPAGILPMVPEVAQAVGASQGPHAKDYGRPNQAKASLTATIANELLYAGTSPTAEGILKGNKNLAMRPHGPFTKPSEQLGYLATVQGLQVEYKDFPKNNKNEFVSLINCSSQPPLISHGIGKDVESCHDMAAFNILKLLSEFDQQSSERPTNGPISGCGKQDLEGDSMLKPANSSTMGKTLDGAV from the exons TGTCCCAGCTTCAGTTCCAGTCTCCTGGCAGCCCTGTACCCAGTTCTACTCCTTTACAGCTAGTACAGCCCCAACCTGTCTTCAGCATTCCTTCTGCTACTGGCTCCTTACCTTCAGAAAGTGCCAGTCACCCGCTACGAAGCTCCGCGTTGCCGTCCGCCTCCGCTACACCCTTCTGTAACCCTACAG CTTCTAACATGGCAAACCCTAAAGAGAAGACCCCCATGTGTTTGGTGAATGAGTTAGCCCGTTACAACAAGATCCAGCCGGAGTACAAGTTACTCAGTGAGCAAGGCCCAGCCCATTCCAAG ATATTTACCGTGCAGTTGACTCTGGGGGAGCAGCACTGGGATGCAGAGGGCACCAGTATAAAGAAAGCTCAGCACTCTGCAGCAGCCTGTGCTCTCGCCCAGACCACACTGCCCAAACCCAGTAACAGAATCCCGCGACACCAAGGCAGGAACCCAGGTGGGTTCTACAGAGGCCCAGAGT ACAGCATGACTCACATTGTGGAGCTGAATGCACTTTGTATGAAGTTGGGGAAGAAGCCAATCTATAAACTTATAGATCCATACCAAGGCATGAGACCCACATTCAACTACAATATCAGAGCACCGGGGCCTTATGCTCGCTCCATGCAGCA GTATTACTATCCGTTTCCTCCGGTGGCGCCAGTGCTGTATCATATGGAGCTATCCATTGGAGGGCAGCAGTTCCATGGAAAGGGCCGCACACGCCAGGCGGCTAAACATGACGCTGCTGCTAAAGCTATCAAATTACTGCAGAAAGAGCCACTGTTACAGCAGCTAGCTGAG ATGAAAAAAGAACCAGAAGAAGAAAACCTCAACAAATCTGAGATCAGCCAAGTGTTTGAGATTGCGCTGAAGCGGAACATGCCTGTGAACTTTGAG GTGCTGAAAGAGGCAGGACCCCCTCATATGAAGAGCTTTGTGGTGAAAGTGACTGTGGGAGAGTTCACCGGAGAAGGGGAAGGCAAGAGCAAGAAGATCGCCAAGAAACTAGCTGCCATTGCTGTTCTGGGAGAGCTGCGGAAGTTGCCACAACTACCAGTCACGGACAAGATGCCACCTCGTATTAAAAAGAAAACCAAATCCATTATAAAG CTGCAGACCAGTCCAGAATATGGGCAAGGAATAAACCCAATTAGCAGGCTGGCTCAGATCCAGCAGGCTAAGAAAGAGAAAGAGCCTGAGTACATCCTAGTGACCGAAAGAGGACTGCCACGACGTAGGGAGTTTGTCATGCAG GTGTCGGTCACTGGTCAGACTGCCGAAGGTATGGGTCCGAGTAAAAAGGTGGCCAAGAGGAATGCAGCAGAGAAGATGCTGGAGCTCTTGGGATTTAAAGTGCCTCAACCTCAGCCTCCCAAACCAGCACTGAAAACAGAAGAGAAG CCTCCTCTGAAAAAACCTGGAGATGGACGTAAAGTGACCTTTTTTGAGCCAGGCTCTGTGGAGGAGGGGGGACTGG TCCCAAAAGAGGAGGATTTTCGTGTGCCCTTCCTCAGCCATCAGCAGCTTCCTGCTGGTATTTTACCCATGGTACCTGAGGTGGCACAAGCAGTGGGTGCCAGTCAGGGACCCCATGCCAAGGACTACGGACGTCCCAACCAGGCCAAGGCCTCATTGACGGCAACAATTGCCAACGAGCTGCTGTATGCTGGTACTTCCCCCACAGCTGAAGGCATACTGAAGGGGAATAAAAACCTAGCAATGAGACCCCACGGCCCCTTCACTAAACCATCTGAACAGCTTGGATACCTGGCCACTGTACAAGGCCTACAG GTAGAATACAAGGACTTTCCAAAAAACAACAAGAACGAGTTTGTCTCTCTCATCAACTGCTCTTCTCAGCCGCCTCTTATAAGCCATGGTATCGGGAAGGATGTGGAGTCCTGTCACGACATG GCTGCGTTCAACATATTGAAGCTGCTCTCAGAGTTTGACCAACAATCCAGTGAGCGGCCAACCAATGGACCAATTTCTGG GTGCGGAAAACAAGATCTTGAAGGTGACTCAATGCTCAAACCGGCTAACTCAAGCACCATGGGAAAAACTCTGGACGGCGCTGTCTAG